A part of Terriglobus roseus genomic DNA contains:
- a CDS encoding DUF5060 domain-containing protein, translated as MMTRREWLKIAGMSAGAAAFPQTGSARDDKAATAEQWDCFELTLHGPSDENPFVDITFGAQFRLGSRTVSVPGFYDGEGLYRVRFMPDQPGAWTWKTESNASALNGHAGTLRVMSAAKDNHGPVSVAHRFHFAHADGTPFFPFGTTCYSMGFMGEPWETQTLDALRTAGFNNVRLCLMPKGQGSRPEPALPFVRTSADGIKPEEFDFTRFNPAYFRHFEQRILDLLRMGIEADVILFHPYDGWGFRNMTAEADDRYLRYAVARLSAYRNVWWAIANEYDLVKTKQMSDWDRYFRVVSEADPSNHLRSIHHSKVVYDHSKPWCTHASLQEYDFERSEERRRAWGKPIVYDEIQYEGNIARRWGNLSAEEMARRFWLATVRGTYASHGETFITPPNEPVWSDGGKLRGHSAPRIAFLRKLVESLPTTGLNEFVDAYYLSAGAPGELYLYYFDTHALAEYDFPLPAGVTFLATLIDPFAMTMQELPGTFTGKTKSSGNVTDENAGQSASGGTNHIQLPGKPGMAIVFRKV; from the coding sequence ATGATGACCCGACGCGAATGGCTGAAAATCGCGGGTATGTCCGCAGGTGCCGCCGCGTTTCCACAGACGGGTTCCGCGCGCGACGATAAGGCTGCGACGGCAGAACAGTGGGACTGTTTTGAACTGACGCTGCATGGCCCCTCGGACGAAAATCCATTTGTTGATATCACTTTCGGTGCCCAATTTCGGTTGGGTTCGCGCACGGTTTCTGTTCCGGGTTTTTACGACGGTGAGGGGCTTTATCGTGTCCGGTTTATGCCGGACCAGCCCGGTGCATGGACATGGAAGACGGAAAGCAATGCCTCGGCTTTAAATGGCCATGCCGGAACTCTGCGTGTGATGTCGGCTGCGAAGGACAATCATGGACCCGTTAGCGTTGCGCATCGTTTTCACTTTGCGCATGCAGATGGGACACCGTTCTTTCCGTTCGGTACTACCTGCTACTCGATGGGCTTCATGGGAGAGCCGTGGGAGACGCAGACGCTGGACGCGTTGCGTACGGCGGGCTTCAACAACGTTCGTCTTTGCCTGATGCCGAAGGGGCAAGGATCGCGACCGGAACCAGCACTTCCCTTTGTGCGCACTTCGGCTGATGGAATCAAACCGGAGGAGTTTGATTTCACACGCTTCAACCCGGCTTACTTTCGACATTTTGAACAGCGCATTCTGGATCTGCTGCGGATGGGTATTGAGGCCGATGTGATCCTGTTTCATCCGTACGATGGATGGGGATTTCGCAACATGACAGCGGAGGCCGATGACCGCTATCTGCGTTATGCCGTTGCGCGACTTTCTGCATATCGCAATGTGTGGTGGGCCATTGCCAATGAATACGACCTGGTGAAGACGAAGCAGATGAGCGATTGGGATCGCTACTTCCGCGTGGTTTCAGAGGCAGACCCGAGCAATCATTTGCGATCGATCCATCACAGCAAGGTGGTGTACGACCACAGCAAGCCGTGGTGCACGCATGCCAGCCTGCAGGAGTATGACTTTGAACGTTCGGAAGAACGTCGGCGGGCGTGGGGCAAGCCCATTGTGTATGACGAGATTCAATACGAAGGAAACATTGCGCGGCGCTGGGGCAATCTTTCTGCTGAGGAGATGGCGCGACGCTTCTGGCTGGCTACTGTTCGGGGCACGTATGCCTCGCACGGTGAGACTTTCATTACGCCGCCGAACGAACCTGTGTGGTCCGATGGCGGCAAGCTTCGCGGGCACAGTGCACCACGCATTGCGTTTCTGCGAAAGCTGGTGGAAAGCTTACCGACAACCGGCCTGAACGAGTTTGTGGATGCGTACTATCTTTCTGCTGGCGCGCCCGGCGAACTGTACCTGTATTACTTCGACACGCATGCGCTTGCGGAATACGACTTCCCTCTTCCTGCTGGAGTGACCTTTCTCGCCACACTGATTGATCCTTTCGCGATGACGATGCAGGAGCTTCCTGGCACATTCACTGGCAAAACAAAAAGCTCGGGCAATGTTACGGATGAGAATGCAGGCCAGTCTGCAAGTGGTGGCACCAACCACATACAGCTTCCCGGCAAGCCCGGCATGGCGATTGTCTTCCGGAAGGTTTGA